The Kryptolebias marmoratus isolate JLee-2015 unplaced genomic scaffold, ASM164957v2 Scaffold218, whole genome shotgun sequence genomic interval CTGGATTGGTACTGTAGACCCCAGGAGTCCACAGCTGGGACCACCGCTTCCCAGTGGTACCATGGGACTGTTTGAGGTGAGACACCCTGTCCCTAAATCCTGCTGTCCACTCAGAGCTGCTTCAGTTTCTGTACAACACTGATGTGTCCCTACAtatgtttgtgtctctgcatATGTCTGTGTGTCCCGTTTTATGTgcatttcttcctgtttgtccccATTGTTCTGTGGTCAGGTGTGTATGGAGTCGGACTGGCCTGTCCCGGACTGTCGTGGCGGTTTGTCCACTCTGTCGCCGCTGCCATCCTTCCAGTCAGTGGCGGTGCTGGTGGGAGTGTCTCTGTGGGCCGTGTGGACCACTGTCCTCTGCCTGTccctcttcaggttctgcagcgCTGCGACCGTCTACAAGATTTGCGCCTGGCTGCAGCTGACAGCAGGTCAGTCAGTGGTGTGCTTttacacttcctgtctgtgtcccTGTACTTCCTGTCTCAGCTTCCTGAGGACAGCTGGTTGACATGTCCCCTCCttctctgcaggtttttgtcTCGCCCTGGCCTGTCTTCTGTTTCCGGACTCGTGGGAGAGTCCGGAGATGAGAGCTCTCTGCGGAGACTCGGTGAGGATAAAAATGTCTGTTCTtgctgtcctctgtcctctgtcttgGTGAAATGACCGTCCACTCTGTCCTCCAGGTGAGCAGCTTCTCTCCAGGGAACTGCTCCGTTCATTGGGCCTACATCTTGGCCATTCTTGGGGT includes:
- the lhfpl4b gene encoding LHFPL tetraspan subfamily member 3 protein is translated as LSRLYQTEFVRSARAVGVLWAVCTLCFAIIQVVILVQPSWIGTVDPRSPQLGPPLPSGTMGLFEVCMESDWPVPDCRGGLSTLSPLPSFQSVAVLVGVSLWAVWTTVLCLSLFRFCSAATVYKICAWLQLTAGFCLALACLLFPDSWESPEMRALCGDSVSSFSPGNCSVHWAYILAILGVLDYAILATLAFVLANRQDALLPPDSQDVTAGLLMAA